The Nicotiana tomentosiformis chromosome 2, ASM39032v3, whole genome shotgun sequence genome includes the window CCAAACTACAAATTAAGGTAGTCTAAGGACCAAGAGAATATTCACTTCTTTCTTCCTATTCTCATAAATCCCTTAATCTTTTTAATGAAGATGCATAAGATAGTGGTTCTAAATAGTTTTAACAATAAGATGTGAATGCAGGAAAATGAGAGCAGCGCTAAGCCAGTTGAGGATGCTACTTAGAAAAAGTTGTAAGAAGCATTACTCATTAGTCCATTAACTCGACAATTAAAACTATACATACATAGCAGACAGAAACTTCAATCTGATTCTCCAGAAACTCATTCATCAAAGAGAAGGTTCGTGCAATATCGAAGTTTTCAACATGCTAATTGAACGTAATGCGCCGTTAGATGCAAGAAGGATAGTTAAATGACAACCAAATAAGGCTAAAGCTCTTGATTACGAAATACTAACAAAGACAATAAACTTCAACTACAATTAAAGGGAAAAAAATATGCATATCATTCACATTCTTATAGTGATTATGCAGAGGTACAAAGATGAAAAAAGTTCAACTTTTTATTTGAGAAGCTATACTTACCAAGCTTTTCCACAGAAGAAGGTTCCAGTTCTGGTTCCGGTTTCACACAGAAAATTTCTGCATAATCCATAAATAAGCTCATGTATAACCCATTTTCATCTTAATCTACAGAAACAAATAAGTAGTGCCTACATTGAATGATCAGATTCATAGAATGTGTTTCCAAGAACAAACCTTTATGCTTCTTGAAACAGACCAAAGAACAACTGCAAGACCAAaacaaaaacaaccaaaaaagtTATGGGTCTTTCCATAACCTTTCTAATAACACAACCCATTTAAGTTATATGCACTGATAGTATAATGAATTTTTTACATCGTCAACGTAGTTTAACCTGTTATAACAAGTTACTTACCATACCTTAAGTTATTTATATCGTTAGTGTAAGGATTTTTTACACTATCAGATCAGTGATCACTCAAGAATATATACAGGTAAGTCTCCTTAAACTGTGAGATTTGTAATACAGAGTACCAGCTATAACAGGTAAAGGTGACCTAAGGTAAAAAATTCTTTACACTTATATTGTATATACCTTGAACTCATTAAAAGTATTAAATAGAGAAAGTGAcatgttgtgtaaatattttttccaCAGTCAGTGCACAGAACTTAAATTCATTACTAAATTAACAAAACCTACTGCTATTACCCCTCAATCCCAAACTAATTAAGTCCACTGTATGAATCATCTAACTAAAAACCCAGAATTAAATGTAAAAGCAACATAagcataattcaaataattagcagagaaagaaagggaaatttacTAGGGTATGAAGCAATTGGGACACTTGTATTTTGACTGTGCGACGTCGCATACTTTGCAATTTTTAGGTCCCATTTTCCTTCTGAACGGTTTTGACTTATCGTATTTTctttgctaaagaatcaaacgcTGCTTATAAGTGATGAGTAGAACGGAGAACAGTTCCCAGCTGAGACCGAAGAGGAAAATTTGTAGATAAACCTTTGGAGTTTTTGCAGGTTTCTGATTAAAATGCCAAATTGGTCCACTAACTTTGAGTTTATATTCAATCTACTCCCCAAAACTAGGTCAAATTGTTTTACCCTCCACTTTTTTAACAAGCTCAAATATATATTTCTCcttttctgttttttttcttATATGTTTAATAAAAAGTTGATAAATAAATTTAACTAAGAAATACTACATTGTCATTACGTTTCATTGTACGACCTTATTGTGATAATAAAAACCCGTCGTACATCCTAGTTATTTTTATGCGaaacataaatttatgtgtaaaaattactaaaaatacaataaataataaatatgaactcataactttaataatgaatttaatgttaaaaatcttaaaattgaTCTCGTGAAATCTACCTTTACACGTAGACTTCACGTGCCACACAGTTCCATTCGATCTACTTGCCATTATGTGTAATGTTCAAACTACTATGATCATTAACGTTTGATTGGCAAATGAAATTAACTCAATATCATTAACGTTTTCTCTTAATATTGTTAATTAGTTTATTCCTTGATCCCAATATCCTTCTTTAGTCCTTCTATCTTGGCTTGTTTTGATTCATGAGCAATAACTGATTTAGAATTTTAAATTAGACGTGGATGTAAAGTATTACGTTCATAAATATACATAACTATTTATAAATAACTCGACGCAAAAACCTTCAAATGAGTCGCAATTATCTTTGATATACATCCACTCGTGCTCATAGAATGTTTTATTTAAATGAGTTATAAGCATTCCGATGTGATATTACTCGTTTAATTTTAGTAGTTAAGAAAGAACGGCGAAATTCATTTGAACAACCGTATGAAAATAAGAGAAGAGAATATAGGTATACGAAATAAAGAAGTGTGGCATTATAAACCTCATAGTTATAACACGACATTCAACATTAGGAAAAGCTGTAAAATATGTCACTTAATACAATGCAAAACGTTCAAACAAAcccaaataaataattaaataaataaaaagaacgAAATTACACTCTTAACAAACTTTGATATCCAAACTTGCATGAAAATGTCACTCGACTTAAACTATGAAATATCCTCTTATGGCGATGGAAGACTTCCAGCCCCACTCCCTGAACCATCACAACCACCCCCCAACCCCCCTGCTCCACCCAACCCACCTACACCCCCTAACCCCCCTGCACCACCAAGTCCACCAGCACCACCCCCCAACCCACCTAATCCACCAAGTCCACCAGCACCAACCCCTACAGGTACCCCACCTAATCCATCAAGTCCACCAGTACCCCCTACCCCACCAAGTCCCCCTATCCCACTACCCCCTGCCCCACCAAGTCCCCCTAACCCACTACCCCCCGCCCCACCAAGTCCTCCTACCCCACCAAGTCCACTAGCACCACCAACTCCACCACCTAGACCACCACCAAGACCACCTACCCCACCACCAACTCCACCAACAGGCAGCCCATTGCTTCCAataccactaaatcctccaacaCCACCAAACCCTACAAAATTTTTCTGATCAGTAAGACCTTTCTCACTAGGCACTTCTCTTGCTTTTGTGGTACAAACAACTACTAATAAACCAAGAAAAACAAATACCATGTTGGACAACTTAGCCATACTTCTTTTAAATAAGcctctcttttttttaataagCACCCTTGGACATATGATACCAGGTTCCTTCAATAGCCTTTTATAGGTAGAAATGGTTTGGTGTCTTGGTTGAGAAGGGATGGTAAGCATTAAATGGGATTCAATGCAATATCATGGCTCCTGTTTAAAATGGCTCTTTAAACAAAAGAACTCATCGGCTGTGTTTGGTACGAACAAAATTGgttttttttagaaaatattttcttggaaatttttctgtgtttggttaGATAAGAGAAAAGATCTttggaaaaaatataatttagtcaaATAATATATAAGATGAAATGGGTAAGGGCCGAGTAGCCGTGGCAAGTGGGGGAGGTCGCAGGCGCGGGTTCCGGTGGAGGTAGGGGTGGGTCGGGTGGGGGCGTGGGAAATAGAATGGGAAAGATCcggaaagagttttggaaaatattttaagtTATTTTTCTCCGATCAGAAAAAAATGAGTTCGCCAgcaaaatatctttcaaaatatttaagccaaccaaatatgaaaaaattaaaaCACTTGACATTATTATATATCGATCTTTAGTAGTTAAATATTTCACAAAATACTATCCCATTTGCTAATGTTATTATcaatattcaataaaaatattttgtacTATCTAATCAAATatcagaaaaaaataaaaataaattatttttcaaataataagcCATTTCTCAGAAACAATTTCTAAAAAATGACTTATGTTATACCAAATTTACACAAAgtatttgttttgtttttcttttttgtgtCTCAACTAACTTTCAGCCATTTGCTTTACAAGCTAGCTGGAAATTATGGGCCAAACCAATGCAATGATTTACACATACTGATCATTACTAAGCTATTGTCACCCTGTTCGTCAGTCGGTACGGTATgatatttagatatttcggtttGGTATTAGGTTTTCTAAAATATTATActaataccgtacctaattaaattcggtatagTTCGGTTTTTTCCTTTTGGGTTATTCGGTACGATAACTTCGATTTGTTCGGCTTAAATATTAACTAGTGTATAGAGTCATAaactgtaatattcttaattaaagtgctcacaaatataaaaataaaaatgttcTAAGCACTATTGATAAAAAATTTCTTCAAAACTAGCAAATATCAACCCATCAAGAGAAAAAAAtacataaaggaataaatttaATCATTATCTTATTACTTGCTTAGAACTAATTTCTGAACTTAAAGAATACAACAAGAACTAAtccaacaaatacaattcaatacACGAGAAGAAGCACCCCAAATAGTAAAAGTATTAGAGGATAAGAGTCAAAATCTACAACCTACATTGTTCCTCAATTTTTCTAAAGAAGTACATAGGCATTACTACTAGACTCAAAGAAGTATTATGTTATAGTTAATAATGTGTATTGTGTAACTTattatatatttcggtacgatattggtatttcggtattatttttttaattaccaaatatCATATCTAATACCAACATTttgtaaaaatttaaaccaaataccaaaatggcgaataccaaataccaaactTTTCATTTCGGTATGATAATTTGGTATTTACCAAACTATGCACAATTCTGATCACTCCCATCCTGATGCTAAGAAATACACTACTATTTTTCATGCTAGCTAGTGTTATATGATCCTaataattgaatatatatattaCAAATATGTGCATTGGTAGTGCCAGAAATAAAAATTGAAGGGCCAAGTGGTATATGTTCAAATTTATAGCAGGCTTTGACATAGTATACAGTTATAGCCGAATTCTTCTGAAGAGTTTAACATCTGTATGTTAATATTGTGCAAGTCCTTTTCTTGACTTGGCCTGCGTGTATTATACCTAACATTCTAACTTGTTTTCAATCTCGACAAAGAAATAAAAGCATAACTTTCTGTTCGATTGTAGCGCCTCTTAGTCTTTTATTTTAGTCTGCCTTGTAAAAATTTCTCGGGTGTCTACGATATATTCGATTAATCCCGTGGTGAAGAGAAGTTTGGGCTTTTCATTCTTGTTCCTTTTAATTGAGCGAGATAAGGAAAACGAGATATCAAACGGAGAACTTCTTTTTATTATTCGGATGTAAACTAGTTATGAAATCAGTTTGACGTCCACCTGTGTTCTAGCTCGCCGAAGAGCTAGATTTGCCTCAATTTTTGCCTTATTCCTTCGGGCTTTTTCACATTAGCTTCCACTATTTCAAGAGTTTGCTGAGCTTCTTGTGGATCAATGCCGATGTTTTTACATCATCAGGTTAAATGATCTACATAACAAGTAATCATCTAAAAAATTCTGATTTTTTAACTTACAAATATACATAAATAACCTCTTTTTGTTTCTCACCCGAAGTCCAATATTCGTATTAAGATCTCGATTAATTCGGATTCAGGCCTATAAAAACCATTAAAGTAAGCAGCGTTTCCTATCAAAACTTTTTTTTATTCTCAAAACTCGAACTAAGACCTTGTTAAAGGTAGAAGAATTATATCCATTCACACCACCAACTCTTAATAGTATATTGTAAATAACATATTATAACCATTTAAAATacacaaataatattaaaattatttacattGTAAAGGCAGCATATATCTACCTTTTCGAAAACCTAGGACATATACATGACTCACATAAATTCTCTCTTTGTTTAAGATATCTTCTtggtaaatatgcaatgcaataATATTGCAGTCTCCATCTGGTTGCCACGAATTAATCATATGGATGTTACACTTGTAGCTCATAGCATATATATTGCTTGTCATTAATGTGCACCTTATCATATGACCACGAAAATATCATGAGATAATTGTTCTAGTTGCGATTAAAGGCGGATTTAAAATTTAAGTTCTCTATCAGTCTAATTCTTAAGGTTTTTAGTatttacccattatatttttaatattatgagTTTATGTTTATTATTTACTACAATTTTAGTGaatttacatataaatttatgcGACAACAAAAATATTAGATTCAGATAAACCTACTATCTCAAGGCTCCTCCGCCCCTTGCTGAAATGCCTGCCATCCTATAATGCCAAGTAACATTAATTGCATTTAGAGCAGAGGAAATAGAAAATTTACCTGCATTTGCTGCGTCTTATTAGTAAAActaacatttttttttttgtaactaACTTTTTTATTAATCACCAATGTAAATCTTTACATAACCATAACTCGACTAACTCAGTCAGTTATCTATTAAAAACACCTAAAGACAAAGCCTATACATTATAAACTACAAACTATCTACTAAAACTGAAGGCTGTGCATGATGGTTTGGATGCGTGGTGTTGTTCTGACATGGCATATCACTACTATCTCTTTTGCAACTGCTTCCCAATTTTTACTCCTCTTATAGAATATTCTATGGTTTCTCTCCATCCATATAGCATATCGACATTTCGTATATGACATCCTGAATATTTGAGCTTGTGGCGATCTCCCTTTTTAGCTTTTGATAGCCCATTCCAGATGGTGGCTCCAATGTGTATACTTGTAGTTTTGCTGTTGAAGCCACTGCAGAGTCTTTTCCTAAATTTTCTTGGTGTTTTCCTAAATTTTCTTGGTGCATTCACATTCTGCTAGCAGGTGATCTGTTGATTCATCTTGGGCTTGACATAGACTGCATTTTACTTCTACATTTATTTCCCATCTTATGAGTTGGTCAACAATTTACCCTGTAATCCTAGCCACATAATTATCTTGGCTTTAGGTCGAGCATCATTTCTATACATGAGACATTTTCACGACACTCTGGTATAGTTGGGTAGTAGTTGCTTATATATCAAGCTAGTGATGTTATTCTTTGTTGATCCATCATTTCGTATTAGCTTTAGATCCTCTCTAGCTTCCATTATCTTCCGAATGATCCAACAGGTTTGTTGAGGAATGCCTATATCCTGGATTTGTTAACCTCTTATATAGTATGCATGTACCCATCTAATCCACAACTTGTCTTGTTTGTGAGTAAGGTCCCAACATGTCTTTGTCACATCATCTTTGTTCCACAATTTGATGTTAATTAGGTTTAGTCCTCCCATGAACTTTGGAAAGCACACTCTTCCCCATGCTAACAGTGCTTTCTCTGTGACTGTGTTAGTCCCAGACCAGACAAAGCTCCTACAGTAAGCCTCTATGAGTGGCAGAATTTTTTAAGGTATTAGGAATAATTGAGCCCGATATGCCTGAACCCCAAACACAACTAATTGTACCAACTGAACCATGCCTACATAAGAGAGTTTTTTTGGCAGTCCGGAAAGTAATTCTAGCTATAATCTTGTCAACAAGTGGATTCCACTGGATAAGGTTTAGCTTATTTGTTGATAGTGGTATACCAAGGTACTTAAAAGGAAGGTGTCCTTGATTGAACCCTAGCTTAGCTAAGATTGCTTCTCTCTCCTGTTGTTGAACCCCTCCAAAATATACACAACTCTTCCCCATATTAGCCTGAAGCTGTAGAGAAGTGAAGGAAGCACTGTTGCATTGTTTCTACTAATGTTAGGTCACCTCTAGTGAACataagtaacaacaacaacaacaacaacaacaacaacgatccagtgaaattccactagtggggtttggggagggtagtgtgtacgcagaccttacccctaccccgagggagtagagaggctatttccgaaagaccctcggctcaagctAGTGAACATAAGTAAATCATCTGCAAAACTGAGATGAGTGATTCCCTGTTTAGCACATCTAGGATGATATTTAAAATCTTTTACTTCTTTGAGTTTATTGAGGCTTCTACTAAGATACTCCATAGCCATAGCAAAGAGAAAATGGGACATTGGATCCCCTTTCCTGAGGCGTTTTGCAGCATTAAAAGGCACAGTTGGTTCCCCATTTATCACAATGGTATAGTTCACTGTATGCACATATTTCATTATCCATGTGATAAATTGAGGTGGGAAACCTAGTTCAAACATGACTTGCTCCAAAAAAGGCCATTCAACAGAATCATATGCCTTTTGAAGATTAATTTTGATCATGCACCTAGGTGATACTTGCTTCGTGGAATATGACTTCACTAGTTCATTGGCAAGTATGATATTGTCAGTAATTTTTCTTCCTGGTATGAAGCCTGCATGTGCTTGACAGATGATATCAGCAATCATTGGTTGTATTCTAGATGCCAATATCCTTGTTATAATCTTATATAGGACAGAACAACATGCAATTGGCATATACTCCTTTATTGTGGTAGGGTAAGTAGTTTTTGGCACTAATGTAATAGCAGTATAATTGAATGCCTTATACATTTTCCCAGTACTAAAGAAATCTTTGACTGCTTCCACTATATCTCCCTTCACTACCTGCCAGGCTTTTTTGAAGAAGCAGGAGTTATAACCATCTACATCTGGGGACTTCTCATCTCCTATTGAATTCAATGCTTTGAATACCTCCTGCTTAGTGACCTCTGTACATAAGTCAAGTTTCTATTTATGGGATAGGGTAGGGCCTTTCCTCATGGTGTGCTTGTTCACtgctggcaaaattttaggcctTTGTAGAAAGCTACAATCTATTCTTTGATGCTTTGAGGGTCTATGAGTTTAGTGCCAAACATTGAAGTTATCTCATTAATCTGGTTTCTTTGTGCATTTTCTTTGACAATAGCTGAGAAGTATTTTGTGTTAGAATCCCCTGGTCTTATCTAGTGTGCCTTGAATTTCTGATGCAATGCTTGCTCCTCAATCATATATCATTTCCCCAAGTTGTGTAACCGATGTCTCTCCATTTTCACTAACGCATCAGAATATTGGTTACTGATTTGTTTCTGAGTGTTAATCAATTCAGCTCTAGTCTTCTCAATCTTGTGAGATATAAACTTGAACTCTTCATTGTTCAGCTGCTTTAACATGGGCCTGAGAGCTTTTAGCTTTAGCCAAATATCTTTCATCTTGTTGTCAGCtatattatttttctatatttggtCTACAAGTTGTAAGAAGTTGTCATGGTTAGCCCATACATTAAAAAATCTAAATGGTACCTTAATGTTGTGCTTTAGATTGGCCATTACTACCTAGTACCTTTAGAGAGTGATCTGATATGAGGGGAACATCATATTCCACAGGTAAGTATCCCATTGCATCATCCACTCATGATTCCCAAATGTTCTGTCTAGTCTACTGTAGATTCTATCTGTACCACTTTGTTTATTGGTCCATGTATAGTATTCACCTTTCCATTAGAGTTCATTGAGTATTAAGCCTTGCATACAATCATCATAGTCTTTAGTCTCTGCATAGATGTCTGGGTTCGCAAACATTTTGTCTTATGGTAATATTATTGCATTGAAGTCACCAGTAACTATCCATGGGATGCTTATCCCATGTGCCACCTCTTTCAAGTTCCCCCATAAGGTTGTCTTTTAGTCTATTGTATTGTAACCATTTACAATAGTTAGCAAGCAATTCATAGGACCTGTATGGCTTTTAACATGATAATGTATTAGCTGAGCTtcagttttgagcatttgcactgcATAGCAATTTGGATCCCACCTACCTAAATTCTCTCATTTGTTGGTTTATGGTAGTTCATTAGTTTCTCCCATCTTGGCATTATCTTTTGGGCATTGTGTTCTTTAACTTTTGTCTCTACCAATCCTGCCAGTTTGATGTTATTATTCTTCATGTAGTTCCTCAATCCCTTTTGTTTATACCTCTTATTTACTCCTTTAGCATTCCAAAATAACCACTTTCTAGAGTAAAGTTTGGATCCCTACCCCTATCTAGGAGTATGAATTTGTTTTCACTATGCCCCTTTCTACTTGGTTCTGATCCATGTTTTGTAGGTGTTGCTCTGAGCTCAGGGAAGTTCTGAAGATTAAAAGATGGACTTGCACTGGCTTTACCCTCTGTATGATGCATGATATAATTTTCTCCTGCCTCTGCTGATTGGTGTGCATGTGTTCCAGTTGTTCTTGAACTTCTTGGTTGTTCTAGATTTGGTGGCCTTAGTACACCTTCATCTATTATCCTCTTCTGCTTAGGATCCTCTTGTTGTCTCTTCTATTGGAGAGATTATTCTGGTACTGCATTTTGTTCTGTAGATGATACTATAGGGCCATTGGATCTCCATTCATATGTGACATGTTTGTTATCTCTTTTCCTTTGTTGTTATTGCACTAGAGGTTTGGCTCTGGATTAGCAACTATGACTAACAATCCGACACTTCTCACAAAACATAGGCTTCCAATCATAGGTTACCTATTGCTGAAATTTTCTTCCTTTTGGGTCAATCACAGTGATTTCATCAGGAAAAGTTCGACTCACATTTTCTTCAAGTAGCATTCGTGCATAAGATATCCTTGTTTGTTGAGTAGTACATTCATCAGCATACAAGGGTGTGCCTAGAACACTAGAAATTCTGCTCAACGACTTACTACTCAAGCAGCTCATTGGTAGATTAGGAAATTTCACCCAAAGAGGGATGTCAGTTGGAAACTCCTTGATAAAATCCAACTCAATTGTCCAAGGTTTCAAGATTATCGGTCTATTATTTATTGTATATGGCCCAACATAGAAAACATCATGCATATCACTGATAGAGTGAAACTTAAGCACATAGTAACCTTCTTCATGATAATAAACATTATGAGTAGAAACTTTAGACCAATTTTGCTCAATGTAATGACACATTGCATTATATCCTTGAGTCTCACCAATAATGTAAGCTATTAATGCACATCTCCATTTCTCTTCCTCTGGTGCTACTTCATTTTCTTCCAATTGCCACTGGTGGTTGGCCATCCACCAGTTGGGGAGGGATGTATGAAAGGGTCATGCCATTAGTAACTGACCTATTACTTTTAAACAGATTAGTCCATGTCCCCATATGCTTTAGATCTTCTGCTCGTTTTTGGTTAGCTTGTTCTGCATCTTTCACTGTTTCATTAGTTACTGTAGCATTTCCTCCTAGTGGCTGTTGTGTACTATTTGCTGCAATCACTTCTGTTTCCTTTACCATTTGTGTACCCTCTGTATCCTTGGTAATTACAATCCCTTCGATTGACTTAGGATTAGCAATTGGCAGCCCCTCAATTGACTTAGGATTTGGAATTTGGGGTTTTCTCCTTCAGGGCTAGGAGATGATTCCTCACTTAATTGTAGTCATTGTGCCACTGTTTTAGGGTTTGTTGTAGATCCCAGTGCGTTATTTCTCTTATCCTTCATTATCTGTATTGAGGTAGTTTCTGCTATCTTAGGTCGGGCTCCCTCTGTTTGTACACGATCTTCCACTGAGCTCCCAAAAGCAACTAGCGGAACTTTCTTAGGTCTTCCTCGTCCTCGTCCTCGTCCTCGTCCTCGTCCCCGTCCCCGTCCTCGCCCTCTTGCCATGGACGATTCCGGCGTACAGTTAGCTAACTTGCACCAATCGCATGAGAGAGAAGAGAGACTTTTCTTTGCCCTCTTTTTAGAAAACTAACATTTTAATCATGCCGAATTGTgttaaatagaaataaaataggaGCAATATTTGAGGTTCATGTTGAGGCAGATATTTGAAATCTGATTAGTTAGACGATTAAAAGAAAGGATCACTCAGCCCTATGCTCCAAGCGAACACGGGTACAATAGTCACATGTAAGCAATGAAGATCAAGCCTTGCATAATATGTACACAAATATATTAGAAGTTAGAATATAGAAAACAAACTAGAATGTAGGAACCAATAAGCTTCAAATTATGGATCCGTTTCTAGTTTGAACTCATggaatttaaattttgaatttgtaATCAGATCATCACTTATAAAATAATTAGAGGTAAATATTAATTATACGCATTAATTAATAACCTATTAAAAgttgtaattattttttataataagtTAAAGTAGTAAAAGTTTTAgattatctatctatctatctatatatatatatatatatatatatatatatatatactttttctattgaatatatttctatttatcctcgTCAGTCATCTAAGTTATGTATTAGAATATATATCCAAGTTTGAGAGGAAGAATAATATCTTAtttaatctatactatattaaaagcacgaaggccctatCGAAATACCGTTCGCCTTTTGTGCATTATATGTTGGACATACTTGTAAATGTAATCGTTAATTTGTTTGGAAAAAATCAAAAAGTGTCGTGTGCTTAATTCCTTTTAGGTTTAGAATTCTTTAGAATTTGCATTATTTGGGTTTTGGAATTCTGGCCTCGCGAGTTcttttttcctttggttcttgTTTTCTTTAGTGTTAGGATTCTTGGGATCCTTTTTCGTaggtttttattttctttagttttaTGATTCTTTAGATTCTGTCTTTTTAATTACGGTATGTATTTTTCTCATTGTTCCTTTTGTGTTCGTTTAGGATGTAATTTTCATTGTCTCTTTTGTGTAGGTTTAGTTTCTTATATCATTATTACTATATCAGATTTAAAAAACTCATTCCTATGAAATCGGTAAAATAACACTCCTATTCGTAATCAAGTAAACAAATAAAAACCTAAATAGAAAAGCACATACATGAAAGAACCTTAATAATAAAAAGAATGAGTTTAGTTACAAATCTATTACTTTCTCAACCGTTTTTCTTTGTCAATATTATATTGGTTTGATCCTTGGCTTGATATCATGTGATTGAAGCTGTAGTATAAGTTCGGTTGTGTAGTTTTGTTTTACTACCTTTTATGATTTATGCTACATTTTGGTATTACCCGAGATATCATTTTGGCGTATGTACCATTcttagattttatttttattttcttgataCCGGTGTTTTAtgtgtaatttttattttataactggGGGAAATTAACTTTATGTATTCCACTGCGATGCATGGAGATAGTCATACTGTCAATTAGTGATCGACGTATAGGGCCAAAGTCAGCTTCTTATGCTACTTGTAGATTGTTGTAGTTTACTTTTAATCAAGAAAATCAGCTTTAACTGATATTACTTTAATGTCACGGATATACACCGATCTactttgattttataattttctaTATCCATTGGTTGCCTCTAGAAAACTAGAGTCCTCCGACAATATTACTATTCAGGAACATAattcaaatttatttattttttaaacacCTGCTCAGTTAAAATACCATTACATAAATTGAGATGGTAGAAGTATTACTTTGGGATATGTTAAtttttcctttcatgttgtaatTTTCAGCACTTTTgcttattttatcttattttatAGCTCAAacatatttttaaataatatctATATAATTTGTAAAATAGTTTACTCAATAACATAGGATACACGTACAACGCGTGTATCATAAGACTAGTTTAAGAAAAGGGACGGAACTAGATAAGAATATTTAATTGAATCCCCTTAATTGAAAATTATATTGATCAGTACccgatgcactaagctcccgctat containing:
- the LOC104115082 gene encoding uncharacterized protein; translated protein: MLTIPSQPRHQTISTYKRLLKEPGIICPRVLIKKKRGLFKRSMAKLSNMVFVFLGLLVVVCTTKAREVPSEKGLTDQKNFVGFGGVGGFSGIGSNGLPVGGVGGGVGGLGGGLGGGVGGASGLGGLGGGAGGLGGAGGLGGVGGLGGAGGLGGGCDGSGSGAGSLPSP